In a genomic window of Pelecanus crispus isolate bPelCri1 chromosome 1, bPelCri1.pri, whole genome shotgun sequence:
- the KBTBD3 gene encoding kelch repeat and BTB domain-containing protein 3, which yields MANQRDYISRPLCNGISVPENKINSLVAEGHGQQILKVLQKFREQNTFFDFKILVKDEIIPCHRCVLAACSDFFRAMFEVNMKERDDGNVTISNLSPKAVKAFLDYAYTGKTEITNDNVEMLFQLSSFLQVSLLSKACSDFLIKSIDLVNCLQLLSLSESYGSIRLFDHALDFVQHHFSVLLRSSDFLEMNFEILQKCLEADELNVPEEESVLKAVLQWTKHNLETRQKHLPNLIKKVRLHQLPEKTLQDFLHSEEHLLKSANCSVIINDAVKSVQNFSGLFPDARPSTTEKYIFVHKTDEDGENRHTFCYNIKTDKWKELPHTHMIDLPGSSLSSYGEKIFITGGCKGNCYRTVRLHIAEPFHDATDQTWCYCPVSNEFSIVSAMKKPRTMHTSVVTLNQLFVIGGKTRGAQETRSLLDVESYNPLSKDWKSVSQLPRGIYYPEASACQNIIYVLGSEVEITDAFNPSLDCFFKYNAMTDQWSELVAEFGQFFHATLIKAVPVNCTLYICDLSTYKVYSFCPETCVWKGEGSFECAGFNAGAVGTEDKIYILGGDYAPEEITDEVQVYHSSRSEWEEVSPMPRALTEFYCQVIQFNKYRDPWSSVLTICSGEF from the exons ATGGCTAATCAACGGGATTACATTAGCAGACCTCTTTGCAATGGAATTTCTGTTCcggaaaataaaatcaattccTTAGTGGCTGAGGGTCATGGacaacaaattttaaaagtactaCAAAAGTTCAgagaacaaaatacattttttgacTTTAAAATTCTTGTGAAAGATGAAATAATTCCTTGTCATCGTTGTGTACTGGCAGCGTGCAGTGATTTTTTCAG AGCCATGTTTGAAGTTAATATGAAAGAACGAGATGATGGCAATGTTACTATTAGTAATCTATCACCCAAGGCAGTGAAAGCTTTTCTTGATTACGCttacacaggaaaaacagagatAACAAATGATAATGTGGAAATGCTCTTCCAACTGTCGTCATTTCTTCAAGTTTCACTCCTTTCCAAAGCTTGCAGTGACTTTCTAATAAAAAGTATTGATCTTGTGAATTGCTTACAGTTGCTTTCTCTATCAGAAAGTTATGGTTCCATCCGCTTATTTGATCATGCGCTAGATTTTGTACAGCACCACTTTTCCGTGCTGCTCAGATCAAGTGATTTTTTGGAGATGAATTTTGAGATATTACAAAAATGTCTCGAGGCTGACGAACTAAATGTCCCTGAGGAAGAATCAGTGTTGAAAGCTGTCCTTCAGTGGACCAAACACAACTTAGAAACACGACAGAAACATCTGCctaatttgattaaaaaagtgAGACTACACCAGTTACCTGAAAAGACTTTGCAGGACTTTCTACATTCTGAAGAACACTTACTTAAGAGTGCTAATTGCTCAGTAATAATCAATGATGCAGTTAAAAGTGTGCAAAACTTTAGTGGACTGTTTCCAGATGCACGTCCTTCAAcgacagaaaaatatatatttgttcATAAAACTGATGAAGATGGAGAAAACAGACATACATTCTGCTACAACATCAAAACAGATAAATGGAAGGAACTACCACATACACACATGATTGATCTTCCAGGGTCAAGTTTATCTAGCtatggagaaaaaatatttataactgGAGGATGCAAGGGGAATTGCTATAGGACTGTCAGGCTTCATATTGCTGAACCATTTCATGATGCCACTGACCAAACCTGGTGCTACTGTCCAGTCAGCAATGAATTCTCCATAGTGTCAGCTATGAAAAAGCCAAGGACAATGCACACCTCTGTTGTAACCTTAAACCAGCTGTTCGTAATAGGTGGAAAGACCAGAGGAGCTCAAGAAACCCGAAGTCTTTTGGATGTAGAATCCTATAATCCTCTTTCCAAAGACTGGAAATCTGTAAGCCAATTACCAAGAGGTATCTACTATCCAGAAGCAAGTGCATGTCAGAATATAATTTATGTCCTTGGCTCAGAAGTAGAGATTACTGATGCCTTTAATCCATCTCTTGACTGTTTCTTTAAGTATAATGCTATGACTGATCAGTGGTCTGAGCTTGTAGCAGAATTTGGGCAATTTTTCCATGCAACTCTAATCAAAGCTGTTCCAGTGAACTGTACATTGTACATATGTGATCTCTCCACCTACAAGGTCTACAGCTTTTGCCCGGAAACCTGTGTTTGGAAAGGGGAAGGATCTTTTGAATGCGCTGGCTTTAATGCAGGGGCAGTtggaacagaagacaaaatttaTATATTAGGTGGTGATTATGCTCCAGAAGAAATCACAGATGAAGTTCAAGTCTACCATAGTAGTAGGTCTGAGTGGGAAGAAGTTTCACCAATGCCAAGAGCCTTAACTGAGTTTTACTGTCAGGTTATTCAGTTTAATAAATATAGGGACCCCTGGTCATCTGTACTGACAATTTGCTCTGGAGAATTTTGA
- the MSANTD4 gene encoding myb/SANT-like DNA-binding domain-containing protein 4, giving the protein MKQLKRKRKSNFSVQETQTLLKEIRKRREVLFSKQLNTTINEMKRKAWEEIAECVNAVGEGEQRTGTEVKRRYLDWRALMKRKRLNANIKVVGAGFHLPSSNLDDSLNEDMDEKMGFAIESSFEWQNITDFREAGGSLTEIKVEEEEEDPQNFEFPIEEEEEILSSVLPDSKKENDLPDFPHIEEFGNLSSAQARLAYEDSHLLINLEKQKVELEKQRLDIEAERLQVEKERLQIEKERLRHVDLERERLQIEKERLQIEWEKLRLETLHAEKPALENDLAQTEKPIMQPLDLETEKLKLEKERLQLEKERLQFLKFESEKLQIEKERLQVEKERLRIQREGHLQ; this is encoded by the exons atgaaacaattaaaaagaaaaagaaaaagcaattttagtGTTCAGGAAACTCAAACTCTCCTTaaggaaatcagaaaaaggagagaagtaCTCTTTTCAAAGCAGCTTAATACAACAATTAATGAGATGAAACGGAAAGCTTGGGAGGAAATAGCAGAGTGTGTAAATGCTGTAGGTGAAGGAGAGCAAAGAACAGGGACAGAAGTGAAAAGGCGATACCTTGACTGGAGAGCACTCATGAAGAGAAAACGTCTGAATGCAAACATCAAAGTAGTAGGTGCTGGGTTTCACCTTCCTTCATCCAATTTAGATGACTCTCTCAATGAAGACATGGATGAGAAAATGGGATTTGCAATTGAATCTAGTTTTGAATGGCAAAATATCACTGACTTCAGAGAAGCTGGTGGATCTTTAACAGAAATCAAAgtagaagaggaagaggaggatccGCAGAATTTTGAA TTTCCTAttgaggaagaagaagaaattttgtCATCAGTTTTGCCAGATTCGAAAAAGGAAAATGACCTACCAGACTTCCCCCACATTGAAGAGTTTGGAAATCTAAGCTCTGCTCAAGCTAGGCTAGCCTATGAAGATTCTCACTTGCTTATAAATCTGGAGAAGCAGAAGGTAGAGCTGGAGAAGCAGCGACTAGACATTGAAGCAGAAAGATTGCAAGTGGAGAAGGAGCGCCTGCAAATTGAAAAAGAACGGTTGCGACATGTTGACTTGGAGCGTGAGAGACTTCAGATTGAGAAGGAGCGACTTCAGATTGAATGGGAGAAACTCAGGCTAGAGACTCTGCATGCTGAAAAACCTGCCCTGGAAAATGACCTTgcccaaacagaaaaacccatcATGCAGCCTCTGGATCTAGAAACTGAAAAGTTAAAGCTTGAAAAAGAACGTTTGCAGTTAGAGAAGGAGAGGCTGCAGTTCCTAAAGTTTGAGTCAGAGAAGCTGCAGATTGAGAAGGAACGCTTGCAAGTGGAGAAGGAGCGCCTTCGAATTCAGAGAGAGGGTCACTTGCAGTGA